The window TGTCTGGAAGTACAGCTTCATTTTGTAGCCCATGGAGATGTGTCTTAGATCCTGTACCTGCTCAGGGTGGGGGTGATGGTGGAATTTGTCCCTCCCACCCCATGGCATTTCCCCCCTCACCTCCAAGGACCAGATTCCTTGCCCGGTCCTATTAACAGATGTCTCTTTGGCCTGACCTGCAGATTGGTCAAGTAGCGGAAAATGTCTTCATCACGTCGGTTGATCAAGATTGAAATTCTGGGGTGGTTGAGGAACTGATGAGTGGAGCAGTTTAGGTCAAGGATTGACTACCCagtgaaaggaagggagggaagattGGGCAGGGCAAAACAAAAGAGAAGCTGGAACAGGATTCCCTCTGTGTCATATGATGTGTGTGGAGCAAGTGGGTCATGTACTTTTATTCGCATGATAAACCTCTGTGGTAGGTGGCTTTGCTGGGTGCTGAGGGTCTATGTCCATGTAATATTTGTCTCTGGGTACTGAGGGCTTGTGTTCACAAAATATTCTATGTCTGGGTACTGAAGGCCCATGTTCAAGTGATGTTGTATCTGGTTACCGAGGGCCCCTGGTCACATGATACTGTATGTGTGGGTGTGGAGGGTCTGTGTCCACATATTGTTGCGTGAATGGCTCTGAGGACTTGTGTCCAAGTGATGCTGTGTGTCTGCATGCTGAGGACCTGTGGCCACTGTCTGGATGCTGAGGTCCTGTGTCTACATGATAGTGTATTCCTAGGTGCTGAGGGCCTGTTATCATATGCTTCTTTGTATGAGGGTGCCAAGGATCTGTATCCATGTAATTCTGTTAGGATGTTAAACTCATGTGTTCCTAACATGtgacatgtatgtgtacatgtgtccCCCAGAGATGAGCTTAATAATCACCATTAGTGAATGAGATTCTTCCTACTCTCCCCTTTCCTTCATTTAACTCCTTAATCTCCATGCCAGATACTTCCTCTCCTGATCCTTCAGGGGCTTGAGCCCCTCTCTATCCCCCTTCCCCCCAAAGCAGGTCACTCAGCCAGGATTGGGGTCTCCTAGTGTCTAAGCAGAGACCTAGGCTTACAGAGCCCTATGGCTTAGGCATCCTCTCTGGCATTTTTTCTGCTGTGTACCATTCCCCTCCCTCTTCACTGTCTCTGAGTCAGTTCATCTTCTgtgtgcccctcccctcctttcacCTTCTCTGGTCCAATTTTTCTGCAGTGTGCCCCTCTATTACCCTCCCCCTTTTGCCCTAGGATCCATTTTTTATGCTatgctcctcctctcccccctttCCCATCTGTGGTCCAGTTTTTGTACTGTgtgcccccctccccacttcATTGTCTCCAGTCCAGCTTCTCTGTTGTTTTGCCCTTCTCCAGCCAGTCTAGTCAGTCTTCTGATAGGGGGCCCGCCCCCACCGCTGGCCCTCCCCCACACCCTTCCACCCTTTCcgtccctccccccacctccccattcCTCTCATGGGCTTCTAGCCCATGAGTATCGATGAGGAGGATACTGCTTTGACCCAGAAGCCTGGGATATGCTGGATAATGAGGTCTCTGCGCTCCAGGAAGGGTCTTCGCATCTGGATGAACTTGCGCTTGAGACGCAGGAAGGCCTTGCCTGCCTTGATGTTAACGGACTCCAGGTCCAGCTGAATATTCTCCAGCGCCTGCAGGATGTTCTCCATCCTCTGGGCATTCCTCACTTTGCTCTCCTTCTTGattttcctctgcctcctcctcctcctccttctcctcctgctgctcctcaaACCTTCCTgttcatcctcatcatcatcttCCACTAGGATGACAGCCTCTTCCCTGTTCTGTGGACCGACTAACATCTGGGGCCCCCACCCCTCTATGCTACAGGTTTCTAGGACCTTCTCTCCAACAGGGCTGGTGGGATCCACAACCTGAAAGTCGATTTCCAGGTTTTCCCCAGAGACCCCAGCAGCGGGGAGTATATCCAGGCTCTCCACGGGAGGGGGTGCCTCCCCGTACCCTGACTCGATCGTAGACTCCCATTGGGGACTCTCAGAACCCAGGGTGAAGTACGCACGGATCCCCCCCTCCTCGAGAATGATATAGGGCGACGACGGGGGCATCACGGGGCCCAAGCCCACCCCCCTCATGTCAGCCAGCACCTGTGCCGCCTCGGTTTCCTCCTGGAGCCTTGGGCGCTGCTCAGGTGGAGGCAGGGGCAGTCGcaggagcggcggcggcggcggcggcggcggcggcgggttGCGCTGAGGGGGCTCAGAGCTGCTCAGGCGCAGGGTCTTGGCCGGAGGCCCCTCATCCGCGCGATCCATGGTGATAGCTCAGGGGATGTCACTCGCCCCTTCGCTGTCCGCCGGGCCGCCGCTGCCAGGCACAGTCGAAGCAGAGCCGCCGCGACTCACGCGACTAGCTCTGCTGACCGCCTCGCTCTGACGTTCCCTCCCACAGCGCCTGCCCTACTCCCTCCGCGCCACGCGCCAAGGTCCCGCCCACTCCCTGACGCAAGAGGCCCGCTCTGCCTCGCCATTGGCTGCCGGCTGCCGCGGCTTCGCTCGCCCTCCCTCGACCCCTGCCGGCTCTCACGCAATCCGCTTGCCAACACTACACATCATCACTTTCCGATTGGCTCCCCTCGGAGCCGCCAATCAACGGGCTGACTCCCCCAGCGATGAGAGGGAGTCTGCAGGGCGATTGGCTGCGAGGAAAGCTAAGGAGCGAcgcccctctcccctcacccaaGCAGCGTTTTATCCAATGGGAAAAGTACCAGTGGTTCTGAAGACCGAAAAACAAACGCAGACGCTGAGCAGGATGTGCTCGAATAAAATGGGAGAGCCTCGCCATCATTTGCCCCGCCCCCCTCCCCTCAGCAACTACGCACTTTTAAAATCGGCCgcttcccccacccccgcttcTGCCCCGGGGGCGAGCTCTGCTGTAGCCCCGCGGGGCTGGTGCCACCCTATGCGCACCTGCTATTTAGGCAACCAGGGCGTTTGGTTTGGGGGCTAGGTTTTGACGTGGCATTTTCCATCTCTGCAAAATGgctctagaaataaaaatcacgCACCAAAAAAGTAAATTCCTCTGCGTCATAAAAAAGACTGTGATTCAGCTCATCCGCTAGATTTTTCTAGGACCTTCTATGTCTTCAGGTACTGAacatttctcctcctttccattTTCCATCCTTTCCTCACCCTTTTCCCCAAGTGTATGCTGTTCTTAATCgtattttaagattctttttaaagagaaaacaagatagaTGGTCTTTTATGAGGCATGGTAGTGGAGGTCCGGCGTTGGCTCCGGGATTCACGCCACAGGTGTGCCCCTCACTTTGTAACCGTAACCAAAtcactgcccctctctgagctTAGCTTCCTCTCCTCCAACTTAGAGATTCCTAAAGAGAGGTGTAGGTAACTGCCCATAGCAGCCATATGTGGTAGCAGAGAATTGGAGGCAACCTAGGCATCCATCACCAGGGGGATGGATAAGAAAAGGGTGATATATGTTTAAGATGGACCACTGGAATGAATTAGATCTATATACGGCAACATGGCTGGATCTCTCAAAAACAGAATGTTtgagtgaaaaaagaaacagaacaagaTTTAGTACAATActgtttatgtaaattaaaacacacaacaaataccatatatttttcacagatacacatatatgtaaataaacataTGAACGGTGGATTGGAAGGACATACGTTAAATACAAGAAAGTGGGTGCCTGTGTGGCAGGAGATGGGATCAGGGATGGGTGATGAAggggacaaaacaaaacaaaataaagaataaaagggcCTCACATGGACCAATGATGATACAGTGTGCCAAGAACTGAGGAGTACGGTCAACTCAATTCTGTGCAcctgagagaataaataaatagataataaattaaTTGAGTGCCCAGGGAGCAGGCTGGCTGGGTAGAATCCCAGGCTTGGGTGTTTTCTCCCCCTGTGACATCCCTCCCTCTGATTTTGGTCAAAGCTGACCCAAGTCCCAGCTGTATACAGTGGACCCTTAGGAAGGGCTCCCATCCCAGGCTGAACAGTCTCTCCAGAAGCCATTACTTTGTGATAGGCATTTCCTAACCCCATCAGTTCCCCGCACATTTGATCCCCAATTCCCAGTCCCCCATTGGTGTCCAATTTCAGGAACATCTTGTTTGAACTTGGGAAGGAGACTGAGACCAGTGTTAGGAGTGGCACCTGGGGCTCCAAACTTTGGGGGGAGATGAAGTTCTCAAGTTCCCTGCCCCCTTCCCGTGCTCAGAGCCTACGCCAAGGGCAGCGATCATAGGAGATGGGAGTCTACTCTCGCTGCATACATACCTACCGTTTCCAAGTTCCATCTCCCGACCACCGCTCTTCTTCCTGCTGCAGGCACATACTCTAGTTTGTCTTCTCTCAACtaggtgtgtgggtgtgtgcgtgtgcgcgttTGTGTGCGTGTGCTGTATATGTTTCCACATAGAGGCATTTGCTCACATGTGTGCACCAGGCACGTTTTCCTCAGAGGTGCCTCCCCACACAAAgttacacagacacacactgtcACACTCAATCATACCTCCCCACATGTGGTCACACAGAcaggacacacagacacagacacacacacacagtcagaaagagaaaacatccaATATAGCATTGTTCATTTCAGTTTTTCCATTTACAAAATCCAATGGTGAATCCAGGCAGTTAGAAAAAAGAAACGGAGGAAAACCCTCCTGAATGTACCCTATTTACCCCCCACCCCCTTggtcttcccaccccaccccctcacaAAGGCACCCCCATCACTATCACTGAGAGAACAGGTCCCCCGACTCCCGGCCTCTcagccaccctggcctgcctTTCCAAGGCCACTCTGCAGCCAGGCTCAATGTCTCTCCTGCCTCGAGTGCCAAGTGCCATCCCCATTCCTTTTGGGTGAGGCTTCTCCAGTTCTGGGGCTGTCTTGGGGTAGGGAGGGAGCTTGGCACAAGGGCTTGTATTGAGAAGGGGAAGTGGGGGTGGATAATACAGAAACCCCCCCCCGCAGGAAATGAGAGGGGGGCAGAGAGCTTGGGCAAGCCCAGGCAAAGGAGCACCAACTTGGCTCACCAATGGCCTTGGCCTTGAAGTATGCCCAGAGTGGGCTCAGCCCCAGGCAGGGAAGCTTGGGATCTCCCACCCAGAGAATCTGGCTGCAGTCTGATCCACTTTGGGTGTAGGTAAGGACggggagagaaagggggaagggcTGTCAGGAGGAGGAATGTTTGGGTCTGAGGGCCCAGAAGGCGGAGGGCTACCAAGGAGGGGCTTGAGGCCCCTGAGGCCTGAGGGGGGACAAAAAGAGGTTGGATAGGAATGGACTTGAGACCACAGTACCTTGGAGTTTGTACCACTATCAGTTACCAAGGCCCAAAAAGAATTTTCATCTTCTGAAGAGTAGTGTGGACCCAGGAGGAAATGTCGGGTTGATTTCAGCTCTGACTCGAGGCTCTGTGGTCCAGCCACTCTGGGGAGTTTGACGGCCCCACTACACTTCcttggggggctgctcctgcctgtATGGCACCCACGTCAGCCCTAGCAGGACTGAAATGGATTTCTATCCTCAGGAAGAAGAGTTGGGGGCCAAGGATCCAGAAGGCAGCATGAGAGAATGAGGCCAAGCTCAGGTCTCTTCAACTTGAGGAGTTCAGCTCACATCCTGCTTTTCACCTAGCTTGGGCCCACTCTGGGGGcccatctcccttccctctcGGCTTCTCCAACAGATGCACAAGAACCACTCGGGAGGTGTGGACacggtggggaaggagaggagactGGGCTTGGGACCAGGGTTGGCCTAAAACAACATTGCACACAACATAGCAAGTAAACATCCCTGCTCCCTGGGGACCCAGTACCCACTTTGGTCCCTCTTGTCAGCAGCCTTGGATCAATTTCTCCCTAAACATCCAGGCCTTGCTAAGGGACTTGGAAGAGGAGGGTTCCTGGGAGCAGAGTGGGCAATAAGAGCTCTGGAAGTCTATTTTACAGGACAAATTTCCCCCTTCTGGACAATGTCAGAAGGAGAGACATTAAAGCAAGAAAGCCTGCCTCCTCAGCTGTTAGTAGAAAAACCTGCATtcccagttttgttttctttttctgaattgtcacttctgagagagagaaagaaagagagagagagagagagagagagagagagagagagagagagagagagagagagaaagagagagaatatgagaTTGTAGAAGTGGAGAAGGAGGCGGCGGAGACAGGCCCCACAAAACTAAAAACGCCTCTTTCCCAGTCCCCTGCCCAGTCCCCCACCCTGGGGAGGTGTTGGCCAAGGTGCCTAGATTACAGGTGGTtcaaggggctggggctggagctcaGAAAGGAAGGCTCCTATATGGGGCCCCACCCCTCCCTTGCTGTCGGCCCATCATGGTAGCCTTGACTTTCTCCCTGCCTGTCTGCCTACCAGCCTGTTTCACATGACACAGTAGGGTTCTCTGGGAGCCGGGGCACCTCCTGTGCCCCAGCATGGGGCATGAGTCCTCAGGCACTTCTTGAGGTCCTTGTTGAGCAGGAAGCAGACGATCGGGTTGACAGCAGCCTGGGCGAAGCTCATCCAAACAGCAGTGGCCAAGTAGCGGTGGGGCACAGCACAGGCTTTCACAAATACTCGCCAGTAGCAGGCCACAATGTAGGGTGACCAGAGGAGCAGGAAGAGCAGTGTGATCGCGTAGAACATGCGGCCCAGCTGCTTTTCACCCTTGACCTCGTCCATGCCCAGCAGCCGCCGGCTGGCTGCATGCCCATTCTGCCGGATACCCAGCAGGGTTGGTGGCATGGGCCCACGGCCAAAGCCGGCGATCCAGTTGGCAGCAGCCTGGCCGGTAGCCCCAGGACCATGGAATGTCCAGTTCTGGCTGATGGCTGGTACCATCTGCACTGGCTTCATCTTGCGGTGACGATACTCGAAGAGGAGCAGCTTGCCATAGACAGCATGTGTGGCTGCCATGAGCACAGCCAACATGAGCATGAAGCCCAGTGTGTCATTGGCCTTGAAGTAGCGATGCTCAAAGATGCACTGGTCCTCCTCCCGGATAAACTTGTAGGTACCCACATCGAAGACAGGTGGGAAGGCCATGGCCACAGACAAGGTCCAGGCCATGCAGATGACAGCTGCGCATGTCCAGAGGGTCATGCGCTTGGCGTAGAAGCGGTGGTGGGCGATGGCCATGTAGCGGGTGACGCTGATGCAGAACAGCATGAAGGCCGCATGGAAGCAAAAGAGCACGGCCATGAAGGCCACAATCTTGCAGCTGAGTGCACTGAAGGTCCATGAGGAGCCGTGACGCACAGAAGCCAGCACAAAAGGGAAGCAGACGGCAGAGCGTATGCCATCAGCCAGGCACAAGTCCAGCAGAAAGTAGTAAGGAGCCTTGTGCAGGGCACGCTCCTTGAGCACCAGCAGGGACAAGATGGCGTTGCCCGCCAGGCTTACGCACATAATCAGTCCCAATAGCACCAGCTTCACATAAGCCGATGCTGACGGTGGGGACAGTGCGCCGCTCACCTCCTCGGGCTCTCCGGTGGTGTTGGCCATACTGAGGGGCAGGGGCTACTGGCCACCCTATGGGGTCAGCCAGTCCGGTACTCGATGGGCCCTGGGGGGCTCCATCAGTCGTCCTGCTGTGCTGCACCTGCAAATGGGGACAATGggggagacacagacacagagagacagagagatgagggcaggagagagacagagagaaaaacacacacagacacacagagacagagtgggagagagagagagaacaaagagacagaaaaatggcaACAAGGATATAAATGGGTAGAAATTGACACAGAAATGGAGGGGATGAGAAagagtgaggagagagagagaagagagagacagagaccgacaggagagagacagtgagaaacagagaggaaaggtgaggaagaaacagaaagggcAGGGTTAGTGTGTCTACGAGCCCTCCACACTTACTCCCCAGCTGGTGTCAGGCCCTGTCCCTGGACCACTGATGTGCCTACCCCTCCTTGCTGGGTGAGGACGCTTCAGCTCTCTGGATGTCCTTGGTTACCTGCTTCTTCCATTGGTGGGTCTGTGGGGAAGGGATGTTGCTGCAGCTCTTCTCCCCCTTTGCAAAGCCCTAAGGTTGTGTTCAGACTTTTTTGACCATAGGAAAAAGTACATTTTACATCACAACCCAGTACAcatacacgcacatgcacacacagctcAGCCGAAAGTATCACAAAACAGTAGATCCTATGTGTAATGTGCTCCattcatttctattcttttgtgtTTCCTTAAAATGCTGGTAGCCCCTCAATAaatagattcatttattcatgatcAGCAGTGTGCTTAGCATGCTCGAGGAACATCAGGAAGACCAGTGTGGCCAGAACTGCGAGCGAGGGAGACAGTGGTAGGAGAAGAGGTTGCAGAAGTGTCCGGGGCTGTGGGCCAGCATGaggcttttggttttcattttaggTGAGGTGGGGAGTATGTCTGACTACAAAGATGTAGGTATGCTTGTGCATATTCAGTCATGCactgaaataatatttactgagcatttactgtgcaccaggcactgttcaagAACTGGAAATACAGCTGTGAACCAGACAGATAAAGATCCTGGCCTTtgtggagctgacattctagaTAATAAAGAAGAGACACAGGGGAAGTATAGTCCATCAGAGGATGACAAGTTCCTAAGAGTAAACATCAAGGAGGGAAGGGGATAGGAAGCACTAGGGGTGGGGAAGGTGTTGCAGTTTTAGATGAGGTGGACACAGAAAGCTTCAGGGAGGAGGTGTCATCTGAGCAAAGACGTGAAGGAGGTGAAAGAGTGAGTCATGTGGATATCTAGCGGAGGAGAAGTCCAGGCAGGGGAAAAGACAGAGCCAAGGCTTTGAGGTGGACCTACacactgcggtccccaacccccggggccATGGCCTGGTACCAGTTAGTGGTCTCTAAGGAAGTGGGCCCCCCATCGCCACCTGTGCTCCACACCATGCCCCACCCCACgacaccccagcccccacccccagtcagtgaaaaaattgtcttccatgaaactggtccctggtgccaaaagggttggggactgctgcacaTGGCACATTTGAGGAAGAGCAAGGAGGGTGGGTGGAACAGAGTGAGCGAGGGGAAAGTGGTAGGAGTGAGGTCAGAAAGGTGGTGAGGCCAGATCATGGAGGCCATGGTGAGGACTTGGACTTTTCTTTGGAGTGAGATGGGAATCAcgggagggttttgagcagagggcAGAAGTGATATGATTTAGGATTGAACAGGACTTCACTTGCTGCTGTGCAGAGAACGTATCACATGGGTCACAGGTAGAAGTGGGGTGAG of the Lemur catta isolate mLemCat1 chromosome X, mLemCat1.pri, whole genome shotgun sequence genome contains:
- the GPR173 gene encoding probable G-protein coupled receptor 173; the protein is MANTTGEPEEVSGALSPPSASAYVKLVLLGLIMCVSLAGNAILSLLVLKERALHKAPYYFLLDLCLADGIRSAVCFPFVLASVRHGSSWTFSALSCKIVAFMAVLFCFHAAFMLFCISVTRYMAIAHHRFYAKRMTLWTCAAVICMAWTLSVAMAFPPVFDVGTYKFIREEDQCIFEHRYFKANDTLGFMLMLAVLMAATHAVYGKLLLFEYRHRKMKPVQMVPAISQNWTFHGPGATGQAAANWIAGFGRGPMPPTLLGIRQNGHAASRRLLGMDEVKGEKQLGRMFYAITLLFLLLWSPYIVACYWRVFVKACAVPHRYLATAVWMSFAQAAVNPIVCFLLNKDLKKCLRTHAPCWGTGGAPAPREPYCVM